The Shewanella mangrovisoli genome has a window encoding:
- the aceF gene encoding dihydrolipoyllysine-residue acetyltransferase, whose translation MAELKEVFVPDIGGDEVQVIEICASVGDTLAAEESILTVESDKATMDIPAPFAGVLAELKVAVGDKVSEGTLIAMMQAAGTANVQAAPVAQAAAPAPAAPAPVQAAPDPVAAAPATGANQVVEVTVPDIGGDTDVSVIEVLVAAGDKIEVDAGLITLETDKATMDVPSPFAGVVKEVKVAVGDKVSQGSLVIMLEVGDAAPAAAPQASAPAASAPVAQAASSVTQAAPVAPVAAAAPVVAVKEIQVPDIGDASNVDVIEVLVSVGDDITVDQGLITLETDKATMEVPAPFAGKLLSLTVKVGDKVSQGSVIATIETTSVATASAGSAPAPVAQAAAPAPVAQEAAPAPVAAAPSRPPVPHHPSAGAPVATGVVHASPAVRRLAREFGVDLTQVTGSGRKGRIMKEDVQAYVKYELSRPKATAATSVAAGNGGGLQVIAAPKVDFSKFGEVEEIPLSRIQKISGPNLHRNWVTIPHVTQFDEADITEMEEFRKQQNDAAAKKKADYKITPLVFMMKAVAKTLQQFPVFNSSLSSDGESLIQKKYYHIGVAVDTPNGLVVPVVRDVDKKGIIELSRELADISIRARDGKLKSADMQGSCFTISSLGGIGGTAFTPIVNYPDVAILGVSKSEIKPKWNGKEFEPKLMLPLSLSYDHRVIDGAMAARFSVTLSGILSDIRTLIL comes from the coding sequence ATGGCTGAATTAAAAGAAGTTTTTGTTCCTGATATCGGCGGCGATGAAGTACAGGTTATCGAAATCTGTGCTTCTGTGGGCGATACCTTAGCAGCGGAAGAGTCGATCCTGACCGTTGAAAGCGACAAGGCGACCATGGACATTCCTGCGCCTTTCGCGGGTGTGTTAGCCGAATTGAAAGTGGCCGTCGGTGACAAAGTCAGCGAAGGTACCTTAATTGCGATGATGCAAGCAGCGGGCACGGCTAATGTACAAGCAGCGCCTGTTGCTCAAGCTGCCGCTCCTGCGCCAGCAGCACCTGCTCCAGTACAAGCGGCTCCAGACCCTGTGGCTGCCGCGCCAGCGACGGGTGCAAACCAAGTGGTTGAAGTCACTGTGCCGGATATCGGTGGTGACACCGATGTGTCTGTTATCGAAGTCTTAGTCGCCGCTGGCGATAAGATTGAGGTTGATGCTGGCCTTATCACGCTTGAAACCGACAAAGCGACTATGGACGTACCATCGCCATTCGCGGGTGTGGTAAAAGAAGTGAAAGTGGCTGTGGGTGACAAGGTTTCTCAGGGCTCATTAGTGATCATGCTCGAAGTGGGCGACGCGGCACCTGCCGCAGCACCACAAGCGAGCGCGCCAGCAGCCTCTGCACCTGTTGCTCAAGCGGCATCTTCCGTCACACAAGCAGCGCCAGTTGCTCCAGTCGCAGCTGCGGCACCAGTGGTTGCGGTTAAAGAAATCCAAGTGCCAGATATTGGCGATGCGAGCAATGTCGATGTGATCGAAGTTCTTGTGTCTGTGGGCGATGACATCACTGTTGACCAAGGTTTAATTACCCTTGAAACCGATAAAGCGACCATGGAAGTACCTGCGCCATTCGCCGGTAAACTGTTGTCGTTAACCGTTAAAGTGGGTGACAAGGTTTCTCAAGGTAGCGTGATCGCGACGATTGAAACTACTTCCGTTGCAACAGCAAGTGCAGGCAGTGCGCCAGCGCCAGTAGCTCAAGCCGCAGCGCCCGCACCTGTCGCCCAAGAAGCGGCACCAGCACCTGTTGCAGCCGCTCCTAGCCGTCCACCAGTGCCACATCACCCAAGTGCGGGTGCGCCAGTGGCAACCGGTGTGGTGCATGCATCTCCTGCGGTTCGTCGTTTGGCCCGTGAATTCGGTGTGGACCTCACTCAAGTGACGGGTTCTGGCCGTAAAGGTCGCATCATGAAGGAAGATGTACAGGCGTATGTGAAGTACGAACTGTCTCGTCCTAAGGCGACAGCAGCAACCTCAGTGGCTGCGGGTAACGGTGGTGGTCTGCAAGTGATTGCTGCACCGAAAGTGGATTTCAGCAAGTTTGGTGAAGTGGAAGAGATTCCATTAAGCCGTATCCAGAAGATCTCTGGTCCAAACCTGCACCGTAACTGGGTAACTATTCCTCACGTGACTCAGTTCGATGAAGCTGATATCACCGAAATGGAAGAGTTCCGTAAGCAGCAGAACGACGCGGCGGCGAAGAAGAAAGCCGATTATAAGATCACTCCGCTGGTCTTTATGATGAAAGCTGTGGCGAAAACGCTGCAACAGTTCCCAGTGTTCAACTCAAGCTTAAGCAGCGACGGTGAATCACTGATCCAGAAGAAGTACTACCATATCGGTGTGGCGGTTGATACGCCAAACGGTCTTGTGGTACCTGTGGTACGTGATGTGGATAAGAAAGGCATTATCGAGTTATCTCGTGAGCTGGCCGATATTTCTATCCGCGCCCGTGACGGTAAGCTGAAGTCTGCCGATATGCAGGGTAGCTGCTTCACTATTTCAAGTCTAGGTGGCATTGGTGGTACTGCATTTACCCCAATCGTTAACTACCCAGACGTGGCGATTTTAGGTGTGTCTAAATCTGAAATTAAGCCTAAGTGGAATGGTAAAGAATTCGAGCCTAAATTGATGTTGCCACTGTCGTTATCATACGATCACCGTGTGATCGATGGTGCTATGGCTGCACGCTTTAGCGTGACCCTGTCAGGAATTCTGTCCGATATTCGTACTTTGATTCTGTAA
- the lpdA gene encoding dihydrolipoyl dehydrogenase, translated as MSNEIKTQVVVLGAGPAGYSAAFRAADLGLETVIVERFSTLGGVCLNVGCIPSKALLHVAKVIEEAKAVAAHGVVFGEPTIDLDKLRSFKQKVISQLTGGLGGMSKMRKVNVVNGFGKFTGPNSLEVTAEDGTVTVVKFDQAIIAAGSRPIKLPFIPHEDPRIWDSTDALELKEVPGKLLVMGGGIIGLEMGTVYSSLGSEIDVVEMFDQVIPAADKDVVRVFTKQIKKKFNLILETKVTAVEAREDGIYVSMEGKSAPTEPVRYDAVLVAIGRTPNGKLIDAEKAGVKIDERGFINVDKQLRTNVPHIYAIGDIVGQPMLAHKGVHEGHVAAEVIAGMKHYFDPKVIPSIAYTDPEVAWVGLTEKEAKEQGIAYETATFPWAASGRAIASDCSEGMTKLIFDKDTHRVIGGAIVGVNGGELLGEIGLAIEMGCDAEDLALTIHAHPTLHESVGLAAEIYEGSITDLPNPKAKKK; from the coding sequence ATGAGTAACGAAATCAAAACTCAGGTAGTGGTATTAGGTGCAGGTCCTGCTGGATATTCTGCTGCCTTCCGTGCGGCTGACTTAGGTCTGGAAACCGTTATCGTTGAACGTTTTAGCACTTTAGGTGGCGTGTGTCTGAACGTGGGTTGTATCCCATCTAAAGCCCTGTTACACGTTGCTAAAGTCATCGAAGAAGCCAAAGCCGTTGCTGCACACGGTGTTGTGTTCGGCGAGCCAACAATCGATTTAGACAAGTTACGCAGCTTCAAGCAAAAAGTGATCAGCCAGTTGACTGGTGGCTTAGGCGGCATGTCTAAAATGCGTAAAGTAAACGTTGTTAATGGCTTCGGTAAATTTACTGGCCCTAACAGCTTAGAAGTGACCGCTGAAGACGGTACTGTGACCGTTGTTAAGTTTGACCAAGCGATCATCGCTGCGGGCTCTCGCCCAATCAAACTGCCATTCATTCCCCATGAAGACCCACGTATTTGGGATTCGACCGACGCATTAGAACTGAAAGAAGTGCCTGGCAAACTGCTGGTTATGGGCGGCGGTATCATCGGTTTAGAAATGGGTACGGTTTACTCTTCTCTGGGCAGTGAAATCGACGTGGTTGAAATGTTCGACCAAGTGATCCCTGCGGCTGACAAAGACGTCGTTCGCGTATTCACTAAGCAAATCAAGAAGAAATTCAACCTGATCCTCGAAACCAAAGTGACAGCGGTTGAAGCCCGTGAAGACGGTATCTACGTTTCGATGGAAGGTAAGAGCGCGCCAACTGAGCCAGTACGTTACGATGCAGTGTTAGTGGCTATCGGCCGTACGCCAAATGGCAAGCTGATCGACGCTGAAAAAGCAGGCGTTAAGATTGATGAGCGTGGTTTCATCAACGTAGACAAGCAATTACGTACAAACGTACCGCACATCTACGCAATCGGTGACATCGTTGGTCAACCAATGTTGGCTCACAAAGGCGTGCACGAAGGCCACGTAGCGGCCGAAGTGATAGCGGGTATGAAGCACTACTTCGATCCAAAAGTCATCCCATCAATCGCTTACACAGACCCTGAAGTGGCTTGGGTAGGTCTGACTGAGAAAGAAGCGAAAGAGCAAGGTATTGCTTACGAAACAGCGACTTTCCCATGGGCTGCTTCTGGCCGTGCAATCGCTTCTGATTGCAGCGAAGGTATGACTAAGCTGATTTTCGATAAAGACACTCACCGCGTAATCGGTGGTGCTATCGTGGGTGTTAACGGTGGCGAACTGTTAGGCGAAATCGGTCTGGCAATTGAAATGGGTTGTGATGCTGAAGATTTAGCATTAACTATCCACGCTCATCCAACTCTGCACGAGTCAGTAGGTCTAGCGGCTGAAATCTACGAAGGTTCTATTACTGACCTGCCAAACCCAAAGGCAAAGAAAAAGTAA